One genomic segment of Mesoaciditoga lauensis cd-1655R = DSM 25116 includes these proteins:
- a CDS encoding glycerophosphodiester phosphodiesterase family protein — translation MVILGHRGYSGAYPENTMLSFQKALEYKADGVELDVHLSKDGKMVVCHDEDMYRTYGKHAWIKDETLNEMREYESMGQKIPTLQEVFEILPTSAIIDVELKTNVIHYEGLEKGVLDLINANNPERVWISSFNHSSLVKIREMDKNIKLGMLFGEEHLKSLNESMKLSLKIGVFSYNVPTYAAGVEGFDEFLAFAKANGIKIVFWDSNTVEDFDFARKSGAYAVITNEVERAVNFFKGESNR, via the coding sequence GTGGTGATATTAGGCCATAGGGGATATTCCGGCGCCTATCCGGAAAATACGATGCTGTCTTTCCAAAAGGCTCTGGAATACAAAGCAGACGGTGTGGAATTAGATGTTCATCTCAGCAAAGATGGAAAGATGGTGGTGTGCCATGACGAAGACATGTACCGCACTTACGGAAAACACGCATGGATAAAAGATGAAACACTCAATGAAATGAGAGAATATGAATCGATGGGTCAGAAGATTCCCACACTCCAAGAAGTCTTTGAAATATTACCAACTTCTGCCATAATAGATGTGGAACTTAAGACGAATGTGATCCATTATGAAGGCTTGGAAAAAGGTGTGTTAGACTTGATCAACGCTAACAATCCAGAAAGAGTGTGGATTTCGTCCTTCAACCATTCCAGCCTTGTGAAAATTCGTGAGATGGACAAGAACATAAAACTGGGCATGCTTTTTGGTGAAGAGCACCTCAAAAGTTTGAATGAAAGCATGAAGTTAAGTTTGAAGATAGGAGTTTTTTCCTACAACGTTCCAACGTACGCCGCCGGCGTTGAAGGTTTTGACGAATTTTTAGCCTTTGCGAAAGCCAACGGGATAAAGATAGTGTTTTGGGATTCAAATACCGTTGAGGATTTTGACTTTGCAAGAAAGTCTGGAGCTTACGCGGTGATAACAAACGAAGTTGAAAGGGCTGTGAATTTTTTCAAGGGAGAAAGTAATAGATGA
- the thyX gene encoding FAD-dependent thymidylate synthase has translation MKKKVEVLDKGFVELIDVLGGDRAVAKIARISYMSKPDPEGDKRLIELLMMNGHESPFEHIVFTFQIKAPIFVARQWFRHRIGSFMERSGRYTKFDEEFYLPSDERASGYSEIMNSQMHAAFETYHKLLQSGVKREVARMVLPMSLYTQWYWTVNVRSLMNFLNLRADKHAQYEIQQYALAVASFFKESCPWTYEAFLNKAYKGNLLEV, from the coding sequence GTGAAGAAAAAAGTTGAGGTATTGGACAAAGGATTCGTGGAGTTGATAGATGTACTTGGTGGAGACAGGGCTGTTGCGAAGATAGCGCGAATTTCCTACATGTCAAAACCTGATCCTGAAGGAGACAAAAGGCTGATAGAGCTTCTGATGATGAATGGCCATGAATCACCTTTTGAGCACATCGTTTTTACTTTTCAAATCAAAGCGCCGATTTTCGTCGCGCGTCAGTGGTTCAGGCACAGAATAGGATCGTTTATGGAACGTTCCGGAAGATACACAAAATTCGATGAGGAATTCTATCTTCCCTCTGATGAAAGAGCCAGCGGTTATTCTGAAATTATGAATTCTCAAATGCACGCCGCATTTGAAACCTATCATAAGCTTTTGCAGTCTGGAGTAAAAAGGGAAGTTGCAAGAATGGTCCTGCCGATGAGTTTGTACACTCAATGGTATTGGACAGTCAACGTGAGGAGTTTGATGAATTTTTTGAATTTGCGCGCCGATAAACACGCGCAATATGAGATACAACAATATGCTTTGGCGGTGGCAAGCTTTTTCAAAGAAAGTTGTCCATGGACATATGAGGCCTTTTTGAATAAGGCCTACAAAGGTAATCTTTTGGAGGTGTAA
- a CDS encoding sigma-54-dependent transcriptional regulator — translation MAEILVVEDDASLNRLICKALEMEGHNVKGVRSISDARKAFESFCYDLTILDLMLPDGNGLDIIDELVKKSEVIVISAHGDINVAVRAVQLGAFNFIPKPFELASLTTEVERALESRALKRENMSLRLPMNLVGESAVIRKLRDMITTVASKNVTVLIQGESGTGKEVVARSIWQLSDRANGPFVAVNCGAIPEELFESELFGYEKGAFTGAMKSKAGKVELADTGILFLDEIGELPKSVQVKLLRVLETSEVERLGGTKSKKVNVRIISATNRNLEKSVKDGEFREDLYYRINVVKIEVPPLRERKEDIPMLVEHFSKLFSKQLNVEFKVFNQKAMDILKRYDFPGNVRELQNVVRSALVFSKEKEIRPEDLPIQLRGELNETEEYVKIPIGSSLEEAEKMIVKSTLKKYGGNKTKTAKVLGIGLSTLHLKLNQWGMKSEEKS, via the coding sequence ATGGCTGAAATATTGGTTGTTGAAGATGACGCAAGTTTAAACCGTCTTATTTGTAAAGCTTTGGAAATGGAAGGTCATAACGTCAAAGGCGTTAGAAGCATAAGTGACGCCAGAAAAGCCTTTGAAAGTTTTTGTTACGATTTGACCATTCTAGATTTAATGCTTCCCGATGGGAATGGCCTGGACATAATAGATGAGTTGGTAAAGAAAAGCGAAGTTATAGTGATAAGCGCTCACGGTGACATAAATGTAGCGGTCAGAGCGGTGCAGTTAGGAGCGTTTAACTTCATTCCGAAACCGTTTGAATTGGCAAGCCTTACCACGGAAGTTGAAAGAGCACTTGAAAGCAGGGCCTTGAAGCGTGAAAATATGTCTTTAAGGCTCCCCATGAATTTAGTCGGTGAAAGCGCCGTAATAAGGAAATTACGCGACATGATAACCACCGTTGCTTCCAAAAACGTGACGGTCCTAATTCAGGGGGAATCGGGAACCGGTAAAGAAGTCGTTGCACGCTCTATATGGCAGTTAAGTGATAGGGCAAATGGTCCATTTGTAGCCGTGAACTGCGGTGCGATACCCGAAGAACTTTTCGAGTCAGAACTTTTTGGATATGAAAAAGGTGCTTTTACCGGTGCCATGAAATCCAAAGCCGGGAAGGTTGAGTTGGCCGATACGGGAATATTGTTCTTAGACGAAATTGGAGAGCTACCCAAGTCGGTTCAGGTTAAACTGTTGAGAGTGCTGGAGACATCTGAAGTTGAAAGGCTTGGTGGTACAAAGTCAAAAAAGGTGAACGTGCGTATAATTTCGGCTACGAATAGAAATTTGGAGAAATCCGTAAAAGATGGCGAATTCCGTGAAGATCTTTATTACAGAATAAACGTCGTGAAGATAGAAGTTCCACCATTGAGAGAAAGAAAAGAAGATATTCCAATGCTCGTCGAACATTTTTCAAAGCTCTTTTCCAAACAGTTGAACGTCGAGTTCAAAGTTTTCAATCAAAAGGCCATGGATATTTTGAAAAGATACGATTTTCCAGGAAATGTAAGAGAACTTCAAAATGTAGTTAGATCCGCACTGGTGTTTTCTAAAGAAAAAGAAATCAGGCCGGAAGATCTGCCAATACAGTTAAGGGGAGAACTGAATGAAACGGAAGAATACGTGAAAATTCCAATAGGTTCTTCTCTTGAAGAGGCGGAGAAGATGATCGTGAAAAGTACGCTAAAGAAGTACGGTGGTAACAAGACAAAAACCGCAAAGGTTCTTGGCATAGGTCTGAGCACGCTGCATTTGAAATTAAACCAATGGGGGATGAAAAGTGAAGAAAAAAGTTGA
- a CDS encoding sensor histidine kinase: MRLWPFSKAESHTRLGNGTLLFTLSTVVAVEVIMYFLFFPFIIYWIIAGLLDVAVYFFAIFFVYYLIDRPLLTLISRVKRTSLTLKPSRRSGLRGDLEEILKEVDKLAETLTRERDGLLETYNEYRSIVESLEEGIVMTTDRGEILMINHGAEKIFSTHRYEWKGKNINDFFRFYEIISGETKKIISSKKTGKKLIIREVPMEVRGKFAALYIFEDVTEVSNLESALSRAENLALLGKMTASVAHEIKNPIASLKLSVQLLKKQLAASDPEVSETLDMLDKEVRRLEERAKGFLEFSNPKYELKPLNIVDVIMESVKLAKIRARDRKIQIFCECPDKNIPVLGDVNALNSAFLNVLVNAMDACDENGEIRIDVKKKAKMVTVSFKDNGKGISPDALDYIFEPFFTSKSGGTGLGMSIVKRVVTSHGGKVDVISKKGEGTTVKIHIPLVGDKNG, encoded by the coding sequence GTGAGATTGTGGCCTTTTTCAAAGGCGGAAAGTCATACACGTCTTGGAAATGGAACTTTGCTATTTACGCTTTCCACAGTGGTAGCAGTAGAAGTGATAATGTATTTCCTGTTTTTCCCCTTTATCATTTATTGGATAATTGCTGGATTACTTGACGTGGCGGTGTATTTTTTCGCCATTTTTTTCGTATACTACCTGATCGATAGGCCGCTCTTGACGTTAATAAGCAGAGTGAAAAGAACCTCCCTGACACTCAAACCATCTCGCAGATCAGGTCTGAGAGGAGATTTGGAAGAAATATTGAAAGAAGTGGATAAGTTAGCGGAAACACTTACAAGAGAAAGAGATGGCCTGTTAGAAACTTACAACGAGTATCGTAGCATAGTGGAGTCCCTTGAAGAGGGGATTGTGATGACAACGGATAGGGGAGAGATACTGATGATCAACCATGGCGCAGAAAAGATATTCTCAACCCACCGTTATGAGTGGAAGGGTAAGAACATAAACGACTTTTTTAGATTTTATGAAATAATATCCGGTGAAACAAAGAAAATTATTTCTTCTAAAAAAACAGGCAAGAAGCTCATAATACGGGAAGTCCCAATGGAAGTCAGGGGAAAATTCGCTGCTCTTTACATATTTGAAGATGTGACTGAAGTCTCAAACCTTGAAAGCGCCTTAAGTAGAGCAGAAAATCTTGCCCTTTTAGGAAAAATGACTGCAAGCGTTGCCCACGAGATAAAAAATCCAATCGCCTCTTTGAAATTGTCTGTGCAGCTTTTGAAAAAACAGCTGGCGGCATCCGATCCGGAAGTGTCAGAAACTCTTGATATGTTGGACAAAGAAGTTAGAAGACTTGAAGAAAGGGCAAAAGGTTTTTTAGAGTTCTCAAATCCCAAGTACGAACTCAAACCGTTAAATATAGTGGACGTTATCATGGAATCCGTTAAACTTGCGAAGATAAGAGCAAGAGATAGAAAAATTCAAATATTCTGTGAGTGTCCCGACAAGAACATTCCAGTCTTGGGAGACGTGAACGCTTTGAATTCTGCATTCTTAAACGTGTTGGTAAACGCCATGGATGCATGTGACGAGAATGGAGAAATAAGAATTGATGTGAAGAAAAAAGCAAAAATGGTTACAGTTTCTTTCAAAGATAACGGTAAAGGCATTTCTCCCGATGCACTTGATTACATATTTGAACCCTTTTTTACTTCGAAGAGTGGCGGAACTGGTCTCGGAATGAGCATTGTGAAAAGGGTGGTAACTTCTCATGGTGGGAAAGTAGATGTTATCAGCAAAAAGGGAGAAGGAACTACGGTGAAAATTCACATTCCGCTTGTTGGTGATAAAAATGGCTGA
- the fabG gene encoding 3-oxoacyl-ACP reductase FabG: MSDVVIVTGGSKGIGFATVRKLLEKGYEVVATYAHSIGKLEETSAHAFKADVSVQEEVDKTVEYARQFGTIKALVNNAGITADDLLMRMKDEEWENVLNVNLTGTFRMTRAIIRDLMKSKGTIINVASVVGLVGTVGQSNYAASKGGIISFTKSVAKEYAKKGVRVNAIAPGFIATDMTAKLDEAHKKQYLSLIPLGRYGKSEEVAELIAFLISDAASYITGQVINVDGGMVM, encoded by the coding sequence ATGAGTGATGTTGTAATAGTTACCGGTGGAAGTAAGGGTATTGGTTTTGCCACCGTAAGAAAGCTCCTGGAGAAGGGGTATGAAGTGGTTGCCACTTATGCACATTCAATTGGGAAACTGGAAGAAACTTCAGCTCATGCTTTCAAAGCAGATGTGAGTGTCCAAGAAGAAGTGGATAAGACCGTTGAATACGCAAGGCAATTTGGTACGATAAAAGCGCTTGTGAACAACGCAGGTATAACAGCCGACGATCTTCTCATGAGAATGAAGGATGAAGAATGGGAAAACGTTTTGAACGTAAACTTAACCGGAACGTTTCGGATGACAAGGGCAATCATAAGGGATTTAATGAAAAGCAAAGGAACCATCATCAACGTTGCATCGGTAGTTGGATTAGTTGGAACGGTAGGGCAGTCCAATTATGCGGCTTCTAAAGGTGGAATAATATCTTTCACAAAAAGCGTGGCAAAGGAGTACGCAAAAAAAGGCGTAAGAGTTAACGCAATAGCACCAGGATTTATAGCAACGGATATGACGGCAAAGTTAGATGAAGCTCACAAGAAGCAATATCTTAGCTTGATTCCTCTTGGAAGATATGGAAAGTCAGAAGAGGTTGCAGAGTTGATCGCCTTCTTGATTTCAGATGCCGCTTCTTATATAACCGGCCAGGTTATAAACGTTGACGGTGGTATGGTGATGTAA
- a CDS encoding SAM-dependent chlorinase/fluorinase: MIVIVGDKSNEGFLLDIVEAKLNDLCPTEKIVRLRQVDAKDVYTASYMIERVAYYLPKHTIFLSAIDGLNDSARIPIVLETKDEKIFVGFDNGAFTAVAENFGIHQIRRIESAGGFSLSFLKSAMNILVPAVSKIASGTDVSELGDLYMTYYSLKYHRVNAFPEKIEGEIAFFDGGNVETNIPFSLIKKIGIEFGDEVVVKGKRVLVSEDERDKENKELVLREGIGGYAEIISKHSAARLLKAELGEKLTLEVLK; this comes from the coding sequence ATGATAGTTATCGTGGGAGATAAGAGCAATGAAGGATTCCTGTTGGACATCGTCGAGGCAAAGCTTAACGACCTTTGTCCAACGGAAAAGATAGTAAGGTTAAGACAAGTTGACGCTAAAGATGTTTACACGGCATCATACATGATAGAGAGAGTGGCTTATTATCTACCAAAACATACCATATTTTTAAGCGCAATAGATGGTTTAAACGATAGTGCAAGGATACCTATTGTTTTAGAAACAAAAGACGAGAAGATCTTTGTAGGTTTTGATAATGGTGCTTTTACGGCTGTAGCAGAAAACTTTGGCATCCATCAGATCAGAAGAATAGAAAGTGCTGGCGGGTTCTCTCTTTCTTTTTTAAAATCCGCCATGAACATCCTGGTTCCAGCCGTTTCAAAGATAGCCAGTGGAACAGATGTGTCAGAACTGGGAGATCTTTACATGACATATTACAGCTTGAAGTATCATCGGGTAAATGCATTTCCCGAAAAGATCGAAGGTGAAATTGCGTTTTTTGATGGAGGAAATGTTGAAACAAACATTCCTTTCTCCCTTATAAAGAAAATAGGGATTGAATTTGGCGATGAAGTGGTGGTTAAAGGAAAACGAGTTTTGGTAAGTGAAGATGAACGAGACAAGGAAAATAAAGAACTTGTGCTTAGAGAAGGTATTGGTGGATATGCTGAAATAATCTCAAAGCACAGCGCTGCTAGATTGCTCAAAGCAGAACTGGGAGAAAAGTTAACGTTGGAGGTTCTAAAATGA
- a CDS encoding FAD-dependent oxidoreductase, with translation MKEEKIDIAVIGGVAAGTSAAAAAARENEKMKVVLFEKDMFISYGGCGIPYYVEGLAKSYKDIIVFTPEDFQKSKGVDVRTFHEVVSIDPSNKSLEVRNLKDSEDVRVFFDKLIISTGAKAFMPKIDGLKESERIFKIRTLQDAIRLTTFLKDNAPKSAVILGGGYIGLEMAEALAAHDIKVTIVEMMEHVMPTADAQMSEMIEKSLLKNNVKVMTKTKLDFVDETEDSLRLSTTNGVLESDMLIVAVGVVPETTLAKECGIETSVKDAILVRPDMSTNIEGVYSCGDCATALHRLTGENVYIPLGTTANKQGRIAGKNAAGKSEEFQGVLGTAVTKIFDLEYARTGLTYNEASQKYKAGMTLISSKSRAHYYPNSRNVHIMLVYEKGTGKILGAQMAGREISKRIDIVAAAISAGMTVEDLASLDLAYAPPFSPVWDPVLVAANVAKKGV, from the coding sequence ATGAAAGAAGAAAAAATTGATATTGCGGTAATAGGTGGCGTAGCTGCAGGTACAAGTGCAGCGGCAGCTGCTGCAAGAGAAAACGAGAAAATGAAAGTGGTTCTGTTTGAGAAAGATATGTTCATCTCTTATGGAGGGTGTGGGATTCCCTATTACGTTGAAGGTTTGGCAAAAAGCTATAAAGACATAATAGTCTTCACGCCCGAGGATTTCCAAAAGAGTAAAGGTGTTGATGTTAGAACTTTTCATGAAGTTGTTTCCATAGATCCTTCCAACAAATCGTTGGAAGTGAGAAATTTGAAGGATTCAGAAGATGTTCGCGTTTTCTTTGATAAACTCATCATTTCTACAGGCGCAAAAGCTTTCATGCCTAAAATAGATGGTTTGAAAGAAAGTGAAAGGATCTTCAAAATAAGAACGCTACAAGACGCAATAAGGTTAACCACCTTTTTGAAAGATAACGCTCCCAAGAGCGCCGTTATTCTGGGTGGAGGATATATTGGGCTTGAAATGGCTGAAGCTTTGGCGGCACATGATATAAAGGTGACCATCGTTGAGATGATGGAACATGTTATGCCTACAGCAGATGCTCAAATGAGCGAAATGATAGAAAAATCTCTTTTGAAAAACAACGTAAAAGTTATGACGAAAACAAAATTGGATTTCGTCGATGAGACCGAAGACTCCCTAAGATTAAGTACAACGAACGGCGTGTTAGAGAGTGATATGCTAATAGTTGCTGTTGGAGTTGTGCCGGAAACCACCCTCGCGAAAGAATGTGGTATTGAAACATCTGTTAAAGATGCAATATTGGTGAGGCCTGACATGTCGACAAATATTGAGGGAGTGTACTCGTGCGGTGATTGTGCCACCGCACTTCACAGACTTACAGGTGAAAACGTGTATATTCCTTTAGGAACAACCGCAAACAAACAAGGCCGAATAGCTGGCAAAAATGCTGCTGGCAAATCAGAAGAATTTCAAGGAGTGTTGGGAACGGCTGTAACCAAGATATTCGATCTCGAATATGCAAGGACTGGCTTGACTTACAACGAAGCTTCTCAAAAGTATAAGGCAGGTATGACGCTTATAAGCTCGAAATCGAGAGCACATTACTATCCCAACAGTAGAAATGTTCATATAATGTTGGTTTACGAAAAGGGAACGGGGAAAATACTAGGAGCCCAAATGGCTGGAAGAGAAATTTCAAAACGTATAGACATCGTTGCCGCGGCAATAAGCGCCGGCATGACCGTTGAAGATTTGGCAAGTCTTGATTTGGCATATGCTCCGCCATTCTCACCGGTTTGGGATCCTGTCTTGGTGGCGGCAAATGTTGCTAAGAAAGGTGTCTAA
- a CDS encoding MOSC domain-containing protein, whose translation MNIEQNDGKVVALSISCKRGTIKYNVEEVKIVENYGIEGDAHAGNWHKQISMLSLESIEKFNAESGHNVKPGEFSENITTEGISVLTSILVGTLLRIGKDVVLEITQHGKEEKEGCPIFKKVGKCILPREGIFARVLKGGIVRIGDPIKILK comes from the coding sequence GTGAATATAGAGCAGAATGACGGAAAGGTTGTTGCCCTTTCTATATCATGCAAGAGAGGAACGATAAAATATAATGTAGAGGAAGTTAAGATAGTTGAAAATTACGGAATAGAAGGGGATGCTCATGCTGGAAATTGGCATAAACAAATCAGTATGCTTTCTTTGGAAAGTATAGAAAAATTCAATGCAGAAAGTGGCCACAATGTTAAACCTGGCGAATTTTCAGAAAACATAACGACAGAGGGTATAAGCGTTCTAACATCGATTCTTGTTGGAACCCTATTAAGAATCGGAAAAGATGTTGTGCTCGAAATTACTCAACATGGAAAAGAAGAAAAAGAAGGATGCCCAATTTTTAAAAAAGTCGGTAAGTGCATTCTTCCAAGAGAGGGAATATTTGCAAGGGTTTTGAAAGGTGGAATTGTGAGAATAGGTGATCCTATTAAAATATTGAAGTAA
- the moaC gene encoding cyclic pyranopterin monophosphate synthase MoaC, with the protein MIDIDSKPLTKRVAIAQGYVRMKPSTLEMILSKRVEKGDVTCVSQTAGIMGAKYTPVLIPMCHPIPLSNVKVEISPEGKERLKVEASVVATWKTGVEMEALTAVATTCLNIYDMCKSVDRGMKIEDIKLLYKAGGKSGEYRAE; encoded by the coding sequence ATGATAGACATCGATTCTAAACCGTTAACAAAACGAGTTGCCATAGCACAAGGGTACGTTAGAATGAAACCATCAACCCTTGAAATGATTTTGTCAAAGAGAGTAGAAAAAGGGGATGTAACATGCGTTTCTCAAACAGCCGGAATAATGGGCGCAAAGTACACACCTGTTCTGATTCCCATGTGCCACCCTATTCCGTTGAGTAATGTAAAAGTTGAAATATCTCCTGAAGGAAAAGAAAGACTAAAAGTCGAAGCGTCAGTTGTTGCAACATGGAAAACTGGCGTGGAGATGGAAGCTTTGACAGCGGTGGCAACAACGTGCTTAAACATATATGACATGTGTAAATCAGTTGATAGAGGAATGAAAATTGAGGACATAAAGCTTTTATACAAAGCAGGAGGAAAAAGCGGTGAATATAGAGCAGAATGA
- a CDS encoding GTP 3',8-cyclase MoaA, producing MYYLRLSITDRCQFSCSYCRSGETTFLSKEELLTYEEIERLIVLFKALGTKKVRITGGEPLVRKDVDKLISDIHLFGLKTSLTTNGFLLKTFLPRIKGTLDSINVSLDSVRPGTFEKISGMPGPVVKVVMNSIKYSKEIGIPTKVNTVVIRENFSEINELIDFSKSLSVPIRFIEYMPSEREDNSISFDILKEKIERTRGLSKIDERFGDGPAQYYITGDNAVVGFIAYSQPHFCDKCNRLRITPDGKMRLCLVLGGEIDLKKMLREGMPDKEIKEKIIDFVKLKPFSHGNYKFINKKMNSIGG from the coding sequence TTGTATTATTTAAGACTCTCTATAACAGACAGATGCCAATTTTCTTGCTCTTATTGTCGTTCTGGAGAAACCACATTCTTATCCAAAGAAGAACTTTTGACATATGAAGAAATAGAAAGGCTCATCGTTCTTTTCAAAGCGTTGGGAACTAAGAAAGTAAGAATAACTGGAGGAGAACCACTTGTGAGAAAAGATGTTGATAAACTAATATCTGATATTCATCTTTTTGGTCTTAAAACCTCTCTTACAACAAATGGCTTTCTACTTAAAACTTTTCTCCCGCGAATAAAGGGAACATTAGATTCCATTAATGTGAGCCTGGATAGTGTGCGACCTGGAACTTTTGAAAAGATAAGCGGAATGCCAGGCCCTGTTGTGAAAGTTGTAATGAACTCAATAAAATATTCAAAAGAGATTGGAATTCCTACAAAAGTGAACACAGTTGTTATTCGTGAAAATTTTAGTGAGATAAATGAGCTTATAGACTTTTCCAAATCGCTATCAGTTCCCATAAGATTTATAGAATACATGCCATCTGAAAGAGAAGACAATTCAATTTCATTTGACATTCTAAAAGAAAAGATAGAGAGAACACGAGGTTTGTCAAAAATTGATGAGAGATTTGGAGATGGCCCAGCTCAATATTACATAACTGGAGATAATGCAGTAGTTGGATTCATAGCTTATAGTCAACCCCATTTTTGTGACAAGTGCAATCGTTTACGAATAACCCCTGATGGAAAAATGAGGCTTTGCTTGGTATTGGGCGGTGAAATCGATCTCAAAAAGATGCTAAGAGAAGGAATGCCAGATAAGGAAATTAAGGAAAAAATAATTGACTTTGTGAAGCTGAAGCCATTTAGCCATGGAAATTACAAATTCATAAACAAAAAAATGAATTCAATAGGAGGATGA
- a CDS encoding phospho-sugar mutase, with amino-acid sequence MEKNAEERYKRWLADPSISEEDKKKLRSEDDAKLQDAFYKELEFGTGGMRGVMGLGDNRMNVYTVGRASQAFANYINKSVKGEKSAVISYDTRHMSKEFAQETAEIFAANGIKAYLFEEFRPTPILSFAVRHLRATAGVMITASHNLPKYNGYKAYWSNGAQVIPPHDEGIIREYKAIKSFGEIKRISLEEAKKKDLVVMVSKEIDEAYFEKALSLSFKSVDPSLKIVYTPLHGTGGKIVPVLLEKDGFHPYIQKEQGVPNGDFPTVEYPNPEDPKAFKLSLEDAKRLNADIIAASDPDADRMGIMVRHNGEFVRIDGNQMGVLLLNFIAEKYSEKGMPSNPTAIESIVSSKMFAKVARSFDVDVVEVLTGFKWICNVADKLREAGKSVIFSYEESYGYNIGDFVYDKDSATAIMLTCEMASEYKKKGMTLVDALESLYKKYGYYFETQIAPVFEGEEGMSKIKAIVEALRKTPPSTLAGYTLTKVTDYINGVGDIPPSNVLKFEFGKNLMFYCRPSGTEPKVKFYIMAMEFGEKEQAMSTLNKAKEEILHLVEEFSR; translated from the coding sequence ATGGAAAAGAACGCAGAAGAAAGATACAAAAGATGGTTGGCAGATCCAAGCATTTCAGAAGAGGACAAGAAGAAATTACGGAGCGAAGACGATGCGAAATTACAAGATGCTTTTTACAAAGAGCTTGAATTCGGCACGGGTGGAATGCGTGGAGTTATGGGATTGGGCGATAATCGAATGAACGTTTACACGGTTGGAAGGGCCTCCCAGGCTTTTGCAAATTATATAAACAAGAGCGTCAAAGGGGAGAAAAGTGCCGTTATTTCTTACGACACGAGGCATATGTCGAAAGAATTTGCCCAAGAGACGGCAGAGATATTCGCAGCCAACGGGATAAAAGCGTACCTTTTTGAAGAATTTAGGCCAACTCCCATTCTTTCCTTTGCGGTAAGGCATCTTCGTGCCACTGCAGGTGTTATGATAACCGCAAGTCATAACCTTCCTAAATACAACGGATACAAAGCATATTGGTCAAACGGTGCACAAGTCATTCCTCCACACGATGAAGGGATAATCAGGGAGTACAAAGCCATCAAGTCTTTTGGAGAGATAAAGAGAATATCTCTGGAAGAAGCGAAGAAAAAAGACCTTGTTGTTATGGTATCTAAAGAAATAGACGAAGCTTATTTTGAAAAGGCGCTTTCTTTATCCTTCAAAAGCGTAGACCCATCTTTGAAGATTGTCTACACGCCTCTTCACGGTACAGGTGGGAAAATAGTGCCAGTTTTACTTGAAAAAGATGGTTTTCACCCATATATCCAAAAGGAGCAAGGAGTTCCGAATGGAGATTTTCCAACTGTAGAATATCCTAATCCCGAAGATCCAAAAGCTTTTAAACTTTCTTTGGAAGATGCCAAAAGGCTTAACGCCGACATAATCGCAGCCTCAGATCCGGATGCGGACAGAATGGGAATCATGGTAAGACATAATGGGGAATTTGTGAGAATCGATGGCAACCAAATGGGTGTTTTGCTTCTTAACTTTATAGCCGAAAAATATTCCGAAAAAGGCATGCCTTCAAATCCTACTGCTATTGAATCGATAGTTTCTTCTAAAATGTTTGCAAAGGTTGCCAGAAGTTTTGACGTAGATGTCGTCGAAGTTTTAACCGGTTTTAAATGGATATGCAACGTTGCGGATAAATTGAGAGAAGCTGGAAAAAGCGTTATCTTTTCTTACGAAGAGAGCTATGGCTACAACATAGGTGACTTTGTGTACGATAAAGATTCCGCAACCGCGATAATGTTAACTTGCGAAATGGCTTCGGAATACAAGAAAAAGGGGATGACTTTGGTTGATGCCCTTGAATCGCTTTACAAGAAATACGGTTACTATTTTGAGACCCAAATTGCCCCCGTTTTCGAAGGAGAAGAGGGCATGTCTAAGATAAAGGCAATTGTTGAAGCGTTGAGAAAAACGCCTCCTTCAACATTAGCAGGATACACGTTAACCAAAGTTACGGACTATATAAACGGTGTTGGAGATATTCCCCCTTCAAACGTTTTGAAATTTGAGTTCGGTAAGAACTTGATGTTTTATTGCAGACCTTCCGGAACAGAACCAAAGGTTAAATTCTACATCATGGCGATGGAATTTGGAGAAAAGGAACAAGCAATGTCAACTTTGAACAAAGCAAAAGAAGAAATACTCCATCTTGTAGAAGAATTTTCAAGGTGA